A single window of Rubripirellula lacrimiformis DNA harbors:
- a CDS encoding metallophosphoesterase family protein: protein MFNRRQFIGTIPISAVAWGAIGGHQPAQSQDSGRPVKQDSSKDDSGLIASPPVIQNPRPDGFGISIAVNEFATAWVEYGFAADDLPFTAVASHHGLICADQQALHIRVDHDQPFPITASIYYRVMVQPLGYKNAYVLERGKAESTDTYTLRLPSADSNRIRIVSINDTHENLDTIKQLHREIEKLNPDLLIWNGDSCNDFDAADSPEQILLNPARDLSMSWASRRPLVFSNGNHDVRGQRSREVNKIMVGAPESAQLPYNQSLRLGPLSLITLDTGEDKPDRHPVFAGTAAYEPYRARQATWLKQVLQQPEHRDSRWKVVACHIPLRGLDGQNDGTTLDGYASYSGFGARLWLPILKDAGTKAVLSGHMHADRLDPASDDMPICQFVGGGPKPEQATLTIVDAVQDKDQSALDIRIVDLQGKVLHQQTWN, encoded by the coding sequence ATGTTCAACCGGCGTCAGTTCATTGGCACCATCCCGATCAGCGCCGTTGCATGGGGCGCGATCGGCGGCCACCAACCCGCCCAATCGCAAGATTCTGGTCGTCCGGTAAAACAGGATTCGTCCAAGGATGACTCGGGGCTAATCGCAAGCCCACCTGTGATCCAAAATCCGAGACCTGACGGATTCGGAATCAGCATTGCGGTCAACGAATTTGCCACCGCGTGGGTCGAGTACGGATTTGCTGCGGACGACCTTCCGTTCACTGCGGTGGCCAGTCACCACGGATTGATCTGCGCCGATCAACAGGCGTTGCATATCCGCGTGGACCATGATCAACCTTTCCCGATCACCGCGTCAATCTACTACCGCGTCATGGTGCAACCGCTTGGCTACAAGAACGCCTACGTTCTGGAACGCGGAAAGGCGGAGTCGACCGACACGTACACACTGCGTTTGCCGAGTGCTGATTCCAATCGTATCCGGATCGTCAGCATCAACGACACCCACGAGAACCTGGACACGATCAAACAGCTTCACCGAGAAATAGAGAAGTTGAATCCCGATCTTTTGATCTGGAACGGGGACAGTTGCAATGATTTTGATGCAGCCGATTCACCCGAGCAGATTCTGTTGAACCCCGCTCGGGATCTGTCGATGTCATGGGCCAGTCGTCGTCCGCTGGTCTTCAGCAACGGCAATCACGACGTGCGTGGTCAACGATCTCGTGAAGTCAACAAGATCATGGTCGGCGCGCCCGAATCGGCTCAACTTCCCTACAACCAATCGCTGCGTTTGGGGCCGCTATCGTTGATCACTCTGGATACCGGCGAGGATAAACCGGATCGCCATCCCGTTTTTGCGGGGACGGCCGCTTATGAACCGTATCGTGCACGGCAGGCGACCTGGTTGAAACAGGTCTTGCAGCAGCCTGAACATCGCGATTCGCGATGGAAGGTCGTCGCTTGCCACATTCCGCTGCGCGGCTTGGACGGACAAAACGATGGCACGACGTTGGATGGGTACGCGAGCTACAGCGGGTTTGGTGCTCGACTCTGGCTGCCCATTTTGAAGGATGCGGGTACCAAGGCGGTGCTATCAGGCCATATGCACGCCGATCGCTTGGACCCGGCATCCGATGACATGCCCATCTGTCAGTTTGTGGGCGGAGGCCCCAAGCCAGAGCAAGCGACGTTGACCATC
- a CDS encoding alkaline phosphatase, with translation MLNRLTRHSLVLITAAMGLNTLSVPALGQTKDPIAKLQTDAVNTRQSDWGYWGPDPETYSSWKTHSNRLIPVYTFGMNLDSVKGKNSLYRDPAAIEKLFGYLPERTHNPKAKYFDQTDVYRLQKSAAESGKKRVILVVFDGMDWHITRSAAIAKLGQVAYDKGRGKGLHFLDYRGADTDFGFCVTTPHNDGTSVSVDKQIVSNPGGKVRGGYDPELGGHAPWGTITDVDYLTGKSETLRHAYTDSASSATSLTSGIKTYNAAINVDHMGREALPIARTLQDQGYSIGVVTSVPISHATPASAYSNNVHRNDYQDLTRDLIGRPSIFHPGGLAGVDVLIGGGWGVETKKDGAQGKNFVPGNKYLTDEDLQAIDVKNGGKYVVAQRTSGVDGQTVLTQAVEEAKSKDQRLFGYFGVGGGHLPFRTADGNFDPVVSFGNPIPAKAEVYSEADLQENVELKDMAVAALDVLNSRSDKWWLMVEAGDVDWANHSNNIDNSIGAVHSGDDAFDAIVSWIEHNGGWDDTALILTADHGHYFNLHRPEALIQTAEVVASP, from the coding sequence ATGTTGAACCGATTGACTCGTCACTCGCTTGTGTTGATCACAGCGGCCATGGGGTTGAACACCCTATCCGTGCCCGCACTGGGTCAGACGAAAGACCCGATCGCAAAGCTACAGACCGACGCAGTCAATACGCGACAGTCCGATTGGGGGTACTGGGGACCGGATCCAGAAACCTATTCCAGCTGGAAGACGCACAGCAATCGATTGATTCCCGTCTACACGTTTGGCATGAATCTGGATTCTGTCAAAGGAAAGAACAGTCTCTATCGTGATCCCGCGGCGATCGAAAAGCTTTTCGGATATCTGCCCGAACGGACTCACAATCCGAAAGCCAAGTACTTTGACCAAACCGACGTCTATCGACTCCAAAAATCGGCGGCCGAATCGGGCAAGAAGCGAGTCATCCTGGTCGTTTTCGATGGCATGGACTGGCACATCACGCGTTCAGCAGCGATCGCAAAGCTGGGGCAAGTCGCCTACGACAAGGGCCGCGGAAAAGGGCTGCACTTTCTAGACTACCGCGGCGCGGATACTGATTTCGGATTCTGCGTTACCACCCCACACAACGATGGTACGTCTGTCAGTGTGGACAAACAGATCGTCAGCAATCCCGGCGGCAAGGTTCGTGGCGGTTACGATCCGGAACTTGGCGGTCATGCACCGTGGGGGACGATCACAGACGTGGACTACCTGACCGGCAAAAGCGAAACGCTCAGACACGCCTACACCGACTCGGCATCTTCGGCGACATCGCTGACCAGCGGTATCAAAACCTACAACGCTGCAATCAATGTGGATCACATGGGTCGCGAAGCGTTGCCGATCGCGCGGACCCTGCAAGACCAAGGCTATTCAATCGGCGTGGTCACCAGCGTTCCGATCAGTCACGCAACCCCCGCGTCCGCCTATTCGAACAACGTGCACCGAAACGATTACCAAGACCTGACTCGCGACCTGATCGGTCGCCCATCGATCTTTCATCCCGGCGGACTGGCCGGTGTTGATGTGCTGATCGGTGGCGGTTGGGGCGTGGAAACGAAAAAGGACGGGGCACAGGGAAAGAACTTTGTTCCTGGCAACAAGTACCTCACCGACGAAGACCTCCAGGCGATCGACGTCAAAAACGGTGGCAAGTATGTCGTAGCCCAGCGAACCAGCGGTGTGGATGGTCAAACCGTTTTGACGCAAGCCGTCGAAGAAGCGAAATCGAAAGACCAACGTTTGTTCGGTTACTTTGGTGTGGGCGGCGGACACTTGCCATTCCGCACCGCGGATGGAAACTTCGATCCAGTGGTTAGCTTTGGCAACCCGATTCCGGCAAAAGCCGAAGTCTATAGCGAGGCGGATTTGCAGGAAAATGTCGAACTGAAAGACATGGCGGTGGCCGCACTTGATGTCCTCAACTCACGTTCGGACAAATGGTGGCTGATGGTGGAAGCCGGCGACGTCGATTGGGCAAACCATTCGAACAACATCGATAACTCGATCGGTGCCGTCCACAGTGGCGACGACGCTTTCGACGCGATCGTGTCCTGGATCGAACACAACGGCGGCTGGGACGATACAGCGCTGATCCTAACGGCCGACCACGGTCACTATTTCAATCTGCACCGTCCCGAAGCGCTGATCCAGACAGCAGAAGTGGTCGCGTCTCCGTAA
- a CDS encoding phospholipase D-like domain-containing protein encodes MIWIVAYVSSVLGAFLTIVAMTIIRNEQRHNVGRLGWLGLVLLSPPIGLILFLWLGGRKISAEHEQRKLVEMPKFADDGVPPRTALERLLLARKLCPPTTGNQVRLISHPRDLRDAFLELIDSAEEAIYVMTFILDDHDSTDEIIQRLCERAREGIRVRLLVDGFGSFQLPEEQLQQVRDAGGRAHRFKAMSQLSRLAYLNFRNHRKLALADGQRAILGGANIVADEVSKNPNPDSWIDMSMWIEGPTAMQLQAVFCSDWTFETDEKLPPNHLEPSARAGADDGSRLSVIPIGPDGPDEILEDFWQFAIHQANQRIWIATPYFVPPPQAMRSLELACRRGIDVQILVPQVSDLRPVDYARFDYFKDLIQMGCKVHRYPDKMVHAKIGIVDDVVALVGSANFDVRSFFLNYELSVLVHDKKTIDQLAGWYRDLASGCDAGLTDRSTLRSALATTVRLFASEL; translated from the coding sequence ATGATCTGGATTGTCGCCTATGTCAGTTCTGTATTGGGGGCTTTCCTGACCATCGTTGCGATGACCATCATTCGCAATGAACAACGGCACAACGTCGGTCGGCTAGGCTGGCTGGGCTTGGTCTTGCTATCGCCTCCGATCGGATTGATCCTGTTCCTGTGGTTAGGCGGTCGGAAAATTTCAGCAGAACACGAGCAACGAAAGTTGGTCGAAATGCCGAAGTTCGCCGATGACGGTGTTCCGCCTCGCACGGCTCTGGAACGCTTGCTGTTGGCCCGGAAACTGTGTCCGCCGACGACTGGCAACCAGGTGCGGCTGATCAGTCATCCCCGTGATCTGCGCGACGCGTTCCTGGAATTGATTGACAGTGCCGAAGAGGCAATCTATGTCATGACATTCATCCTGGACGATCACGACAGCACCGACGAAATCATCCAACGACTGTGCGAAAGAGCTCGCGAGGGGATCCGGGTTCGATTGCTAGTCGATGGTTTCGGATCGTTCCAGCTACCCGAGGAACAGCTGCAACAGGTGCGTGACGCTGGGGGACGCGCCCATCGTTTCAAAGCAATGTCGCAGCTGTCGCGGCTCGCCTATCTGAACTTCCGCAATCACCGAAAGTTGGCGTTAGCGGACGGACAACGTGCGATCCTTGGGGGCGCCAATATTGTCGCCGACGAGGTGTCGAAAAATCCGAATCCGGACTCTTGGATCGACATGAGTATGTGGATCGAGGGACCGACGGCGATGCAGCTGCAAGCCGTCTTTTGCAGCGATTGGACGTTCGAAACCGACGAAAAGCTTCCGCCCAACCATTTGGAACCGTCGGCTAGAGCCGGTGCGGATGACGGATCGCGTTTGAGCGTGATCCCGATCGGGCCGGACGGCCCGGACGAGATCCTAGAGGATTTCTGGCAGTTCGCAATTCACCAAGCCAATCAACGTATTTGGATCGCGACGCCCTATTTCGTACCGCCGCCGCAGGCTATGCGGTCACTGGAACTGGCGTGCCGACGCGGCATCGATGTCCAGATACTGGTTCCCCAAGTCAGCGATCTTCGGCCAGTCGACTACGCACGCTTCGACTACTTCAAAGACTTGATCCAAATGGGTTGCAAGGTCCATCGATACCCGGACAAGATGGTTCACGCAAAGATTGGGATCGTTGACGACGTGGTCGCGTTGGTGGGATCCGCAAACTTCGATGTGCGATCGTTCTTTCTGAACTATGAACTGTCCGTGTTGGTCCATGACAAGAAGACGATCGACCAGTTGGCCGGATGGTATCGCGATTTAGCCAGCGGCTGCGACGCAGGACTGACGGATCGATCAACGTTGCGATCGGCTTTGGCCACGACGGTCCGGTTGTTCGCTTCCGAACTCTAG
- a CDS encoding amidohydrolase yields the protein MTISTAIEVSKSVGHIARSVASDIQKVRRHLHQRPELSEGEYATTEYLSNLIHEQGLDPKLAGDRRGVWADLRSCDHAGGPCVAIRGDIDALPIQTELSAEYASRRPGIMHACGHDAHTAMVWGAMAILNQLSKSNAFIGKRTVRFLFQPAEEISTGGLHMIEAGALSGVDAAIALHVDPTRPVGSFGHRAGAFTAGCDTFTLVIKGQSGHGARPHLTGDTVGAAASWINDVYCRLPRNHDAREAVVVNVGQITAGSASNVVPGEARLSGTLRTLSVDAATRSAKLMRQITRATELKFPVKADLTFVTHTPPVINDFRVNAVFRHAAELRVGPAKVVAIDQPSMGAEDFSFCTSIVPGAMMRIGVAGDRIGSEPLHTPNFDIDESALEHGAAVMALAALDLTSGAIA from the coding sequence ATGACCATCAGCACAGCAATTGAAGTTAGCAAAAGCGTTGGTCACATCGCCCGATCCGTCGCTTCGGACATTCAAAAAGTACGCCGACACCTCCATCAACGACCTGAGTTGTCCGAGGGCGAGTACGCGACAACCGAATACTTGTCGAATCTGATTCACGAGCAAGGTTTGGACCCGAAATTGGCGGGGGACCGGCGAGGTGTGTGGGCCGATCTAAGGTCTTGCGATCACGCGGGCGGTCCCTGTGTAGCGATCCGCGGTGACATCGATGCGCTGCCGATTCAAACCGAACTATCCGCCGAGTACGCAAGCCGAAGGCCCGGGATCATGCATGCCTGCGGCCACGATGCGCACACAGCGATGGTTTGGGGAGCGATGGCAATTCTGAATCAGCTTTCGAAGTCCAATGCATTCATCGGAAAACGCACTGTGCGGTTCCTCTTCCAGCCTGCCGAGGAAATCAGTACCGGCGGGCTACACATGATCGAGGCAGGGGCCCTCAGTGGCGTGGATGCCGCGATTGCTCTGCATGTCGACCCGACGCGACCGGTGGGAAGCTTTGGTCATCGTGCCGGAGCCTTCACGGCTGGATGCGATACGTTCACTTTGGTCATCAAGGGGCAGTCCGGTCACGGCGCCCGGCCACATCTAACGGGAGACACGGTCGGTGCGGCGGCGTCTTGGATCAATGATGTCTACTGTCGTCTTCCGCGCAATCATGATGCCCGCGAAGCGGTCGTCGTCAACGTCGGACAGATCACCGCGGGCAGCGCGTCGAACGTCGTGCCCGGCGAGGCGAGGCTTAGCGGAACGCTGCGGACATTATCTGTCGATGCAGCCACGCGTTCGGCGAAGCTGATGCGTCAAATTACGCGGGCAACCGAACTGAAATTTCCGGTCAAGGCAGACCTGACTTTTGTGACGCACACACCTCCGGTCATCAATGACTTTCGGGTCAACGCCGTATTCCGCCATGCCGCCGAACTCAGGGTCGGTCCTGCGAAGGTTGTGGCCATCGACCAGCCAAGCATGGGGGCCGAGGATTTCTCGTTTTGTACCTCCATCGTGCCGGGCGCGATGATGCGAATCGGAGTAGCCGGTGATCGGATCGGCAGCGAACCGCTTCACACTCCCAACTTTGACATTGATGAATCGGCCTTGGAACACGGTGCTGCCGTGATGGCCTTGGCTGCACTTGATCTAACCAGCGGAGCAATCGCATGA
- a CDS encoding carboxylate-amine ligase — MNLSIPSVGVEEEYQLVDPTTGLLLPNCREVMQRIAGHTTADIQHELHLTQIEMASAVCDTLDDVRNSLKRVRGQLIAAAKKTGAALVATGTNPHLVPQDDSITPKQRYRAMRQRYQQLARDLLIFGCHVHVSIQDRSLGMQIMNMSRRWLPVLQALSSNSPFWDGVDSGYASYRRELWAQWPMAGPPPYFDDLDDYQRSIDQLTRSGAIEDESYIYWDIRLSTKVPTIEFRGADVMMSLEETVGYTGLVRAIVMQVTSDLQRSEIRWPIRSNLLSYAIWQSARYGLNDELVDPLSCQRLPARDAVAQLLEYVGPSLDRAGDRECVEAYLERAFTDGTGADRQRAAAGDQIDLAEAVRHAIMETAHQTDAAIV; from the coding sequence ATGAATCTGTCTATTCCATCGGTCGGCGTCGAAGAAGAGTACCAATTGGTTGACCCAACGACCGGGTTATTGCTGCCCAACTGTAGAGAGGTGATGCAGCGAATTGCGGGACATACAACCGCGGACATTCAGCACGAACTCCACCTTACTCAGATTGAAATGGCCTCGGCCGTTTGCGATACGCTGGACGATGTGCGAAACAGTCTGAAACGCGTTCGCGGTCAACTGATTGCTGCGGCTAAGAAGACCGGCGCGGCGTTGGTCGCGACGGGCACCAATCCACACTTGGTGCCGCAGGATGACTCCATCACGCCGAAACAGCGTTACCGCGCGATGCGACAGCGATACCAGCAATTGGCGCGAGATCTTTTGATCTTCGGTTGTCACGTCCACGTATCGATTCAGGATCGTTCGCTCGGAATGCAAATCATGAATATGAGTCGACGTTGGTTGCCTGTACTGCAGGCACTGTCGTCGAATTCGCCCTTCTGGGACGGCGTCGATAGTGGCTATGCCAGCTATCGGAGAGAGCTGTGGGCGCAGTGGCCGATGGCGGGCCCACCACCTTACTTTGACGACTTAGACGACTACCAGCGGTCCATTGATCAATTGACAAGGTCCGGTGCGATCGAAGACGAGAGCTACATCTACTGGGATATCCGTCTATCCACCAAGGTACCCACGATTGAGTTTCGCGGTGCAGACGTGATGATGTCGCTGGAAGAAACCGTTGGCTACACCGGGCTCGTTCGCGCGATCGTGATGCAGGTAACCAGCGATTTGCAACGCAGCGAAATCCGATGGCCGATTCGCAGCAATCTGCTGTCTTATGCCATCTGGCAATCAGCTCGCTACGGCTTGAATGACGAGCTTGTCGACCCGTTGTCATGTCAGCGACTTCCAGCCCGCGACGCGGTCGCACAGCTGCTGGAATATGTGGGGCCGTCCCTTGATCGGGCGGGAGATCGTGAATGCGTCGAAGCATATTTGGAACGGGCATTCACCGACGGTACCGGGGCCGATCGACAAAGGGCCGCCGCTGGCGATCAAATCGATCTCGCCGAAGCAGTACGGCATGCCATCATGGAAACCGCTCATCAGACCGACGCGGCGATCGTCTAA